One genomic segment of Candidatus Methylomirabilota bacterium includes these proteins:
- the lpxB gene encoding lipid-A-disaccharide synthase: MLSAGETSGDLHGGTLCRALRALEPGVGLVGMGGPRMAAAGMEVVADPTAHAVVGTSEAVGRLPGLYRAYRALVRRLREAPPRALVIIDFPEFNMRLARQAHRAGVPVIYFIPPQVWAWRRGRARLIARLASRVLAVFPFELPLYRAAGAAVDFVGHPLLDVLPVGLDRPAARAALGLGPDAPVVGLFPGSRREEVSRLLPAMLDAARRLAGPAGAGAPRFLVGLAPSVDRAHVEGLIAASRAAGGPEVQVLRERTYEVMVAADAILIASGTATLEAALLGAPMVVCYRVSRFTEAISRVLIRIPWISLPNIVAGRTVVPELLQGAATGERLAAEARRLLTEPGAAAAQRAAFADLRARLGEPGVGPRAARAVLDAARAA; this comes from the coding sequence ATGCTCTCGGCGGGAGAGACGTCGGGCGATCTCCACGGCGGCACGCTGTGCCGGGCCCTGCGCGCGCTGGAGCCCGGCGTGGGACTCGTGGGCATGGGTGGCCCGCGGATGGCGGCGGCGGGCATGGAGGTCGTGGCCGATCCCACCGCGCACGCGGTGGTAGGGACCAGCGAGGCGGTGGGCCGGCTTCCCGGACTCTACCGGGCCTACCGGGCGCTGGTGCGCCGCCTGCGCGAAGCCCCGCCGAGGGCGCTCGTCATCATCGACTTCCCCGAGTTCAACATGCGCCTCGCGCGGCAGGCGCATCGTGCGGGCGTCCCGGTGATCTACTTCATCCCGCCTCAGGTCTGGGCATGGCGGCGTGGGCGCGCCCGACTGATCGCGCGGCTGGCGAGCCGCGTCCTTGCAGTGTTTCCCTTCGAGCTGCCGCTCTACCGCGCGGCCGGCGCTGCGGTCGATTTCGTCGGGCATCCGCTGCTCGACGTGCTCCCGGTCGGACTCGATCGGCCCGCGGCCCGCGCCGCCCTCGGCCTTGGGCCGGATGCGCCGGTGGTCGGGCTCTTTCCGGGCAGCCGCCGGGAGGAGGTCTCGCGCCTGCTCCCCGCCATGCTCGACGCCGCACGACGGCTGGCCGGCCCCGCGGGGGCGGGGGCGCCGCGGTTCCTCGTCGGGCTCGCACCCTCGGTGGATCGCGCGCACGTCGAGGGGCTGATCGCGGCGAGCCGGGCCGCAGGAGGCCCGGAGGTGCAGGTGCTGCGCGAACGCACCTACGAGGTCATGGTGGCCGCCGACGCGATCCTGATCGCGTCCGGGACCGCGACGCTCGAGGCCGCGCTCCTGGGCGCGCCCATGGTGGTGTGCTATCGCGTCTCGCGCTTCACCGAGGCGATCTCACGGGTGCTCATCCGGATTCCCTGGATCAGCCTGCCGAACATCGTGGCCGGACGCACGGTGGTGCCCGAGCTCCTGCAGGGCGCCGCCACCGGCGAACGGCTCGCCGCCGAGGCGCGCCGCCTGCTCACCGAGCCCGGCGCCGCCGCCGCTCAGCGCGCGGCGTTCGCCGATCTTCGCGCGCGTCTGGGCGAGCCCGGCGTCGGGCCGCGCGCGGCGCGGGCCGTGCTCGACGCCGCGCGCGCGGCATGA
- a CDS encoding Gfo/Idh/MocA family oxidoreductase, whose product MSPVAEPRLRAGVVGAGHMGQYHILALMELWDVDLVGIVDVDFARAQQLAATYGTRAFRDCRELAGLVDVATVAVPTELHFDVSRELLEAGVHVLVEKPMTPTLEEAKELFRVARARNRVLHVGHVERFNGAVQELRKIVERPILVESRRLGPFAPRVARDSVVMDLMIHDIDIVLNLIDGEPRKVTAIGASVRSGLADVANVQICFDSGAMATITASRATEEKIRTLAITQPDAYIILDYQDQDIQIHRRAAQEYTVNREAIRYRQASFVEHLFVHKDNPLKLELRHLMAAARAAQASGRVDLAEAEDLRSLAVALEIERMIREGRGETAWPEDLPWSAASA is encoded by the coding sequence ATGAGCCCGGTGGCGGAGCCGCGGCTGCGCGCGGGCGTGGTCGGGGCCGGCCACATGGGCCAGTACCACATCCTCGCCCTGATGGAGCTGTGGGACGTCGATCTGGTCGGGATCGTGGACGTGGACTTCGCGCGTGCCCAGCAGCTCGCCGCGACCTACGGCACCCGGGCCTTCCGCGACTGTCGCGAGCTGGCCGGTCTCGTCGATGTGGCCACGGTGGCGGTGCCCACGGAGCTGCACTTCGACGTCTCTCGCGAGCTGCTCGAGGCGGGCGTGCACGTGCTCGTCGAGAAGCCGATGACGCCGACGCTGGAGGAGGCCAAAGAGCTCTTCCGGGTGGCCCGCGCCCGCAATCGGGTGCTCCACGTGGGGCACGTCGAGCGCTTCAACGGCGCCGTCCAGGAGCTGCGCAAGATCGTGGAGCGCCCCATCCTCGTGGAGTCGAGGCGTCTCGGCCCGTTCGCCCCCCGAGTGGCGAGGGACTCCGTGGTCATGGACCTCATGATCCACGACATCGACATCGTGCTCAATCTGATCGACGGTGAGCCGCGCAAGGTGACGGCCATCGGCGCCTCCGTGCGCTCCGGGCTGGCCGACGTGGCCAACGTGCAGATCTGCTTCGACAGCGGTGCCATGGCCACGATCACGGCCAGCCGCGCCACCGAGGAGAAGATCCGCACGCTCGCCATCACCCAGCCTGACGCGTACATCATCCTCGACTACCAGGATCAGGACATCCAGATCCACCGGCGCGCCGCCCAGGAGTACACGGTGAATCGCGAGGCCATCCGTTACCGGCAGGCCTCCTTCGTGGAGCATCTCTTCGTCCACAAGGACAATCCCCTCAAGCTCGAGCTGCGCCACCTCATGGCGGCGGCGCGCGCCGCCCAGGCGAGCGGGCGCGTGGATCTCGCCGAGGCCGAGGACCTCCGGTCGCTCGCCGTGGCCCTCGAGATCGAGCGGATGATTCGCGAGGGCCGGGGCGAAACCGCGTGGCCAGAGGACCTCCCGTGGAGCGCTGCCTCGGCCTGA
- the lpxI gene encoding UDP-2,3-diacylglucosamine diphosphatase LpxI (LpxI, functionally equivalent to LpxH, replaces it in LPS biosynthesis in a minority of bacteria.), with the protein MERCLGLMAGAGILPGRAAAEARRQGWRVVAFAFADAPELASAADRLVPAHVTDLQSVLGALGPEGVGAVAFVGSFTKQRFFAHAEQADDAGRGLSREGLADGSLGRMAAALLGSMGIEVMDQRRLLGPWLVASDRLSTRVPTEAEWTEIREGWRLAHDLANRGVGQTVVRARGVTVAVEAAEGTDETIRRGVRLSGSGAVVVKAVADDHDFRFDIPTIGLATLEAMAAGGATALAVARGRTLVVDHEAVARRADAAGIALVTVEDPV; encoded by the coding sequence GTGGAGCGCTGCCTCGGCCTGATGGCCGGGGCCGGGATCCTCCCCGGCCGGGCCGCCGCCGAGGCGCGGCGGCAGGGATGGCGGGTCGTGGCCTTCGCGTTCGCTGATGCGCCCGAGCTCGCCTCCGCCGCCGATCGCCTCGTGCCAGCCCACGTGACCGACCTTCAGAGCGTCCTCGGCGCCTTGGGGCCGGAGGGCGTGGGCGCCGTGGCCTTCGTGGGCAGCTTCACCAAGCAGCGCTTCTTCGCGCATGCCGAGCAGGCGGACGACGCCGGCCGTGGCCTCTCCCGCGAGGGCCTCGCGGACGGCTCGCTCGGGCGCATGGCCGCGGCGTTGCTCGGCAGCATGGGGATCGAGGTCATGGATCAGCGCCGGCTCCTCGGGCCCTGGCTGGTGGCGTCGGACCGGCTCAGCACGCGGGTCCCAACTGAGGCGGAGTGGACCGAGATCCGTGAGGGCTGGCGCCTGGCGCACGACCTGGCCAACCGTGGTGTCGGCCAGACGGTGGTGCGCGCGCGGGGCGTCACCGTAGCAGTGGAGGCGGCGGAGGGCACCGACGAGACCATTCGCCGCGGGGTGCGGCTCTCGGGGTCGGGGGCGGTGGTGGTGAAGGCGGTGGCGGACGACCACGACTTTCGCTTCGACATTCCGACCATCGGCCTCGCCACCCTCGAGGCGATGGCGGCGGGCGGCGCCACGGCGCTTGCCGTCGCACGCGGGCGCACGCTCGTGGTCGACCACGAGGCGGTGGCCCGGCGCGCCGACGCTGCCGGCATCGCCCTCGTCACCGTGGAGGACCCCGTGTGA